From a single Chloracidobacterium thermophilum B genomic region:
- a CDS encoding ArnT family glycosyltransferase, which yields MLPSERPVWRDELVVLAVASIVFLSACFAPPHLMDDVDAAQAQIARTMLATGDWVTPRLNGIAYLEKPPLKYWLIALSFWIFGVSDWAARLPIGLGAVALCWLTFRMGVWAFGARAGFHAGLVLATSIGLFLFTRILIADVLLTLSLALAMWSFLRALDPAERHPRRWAVLLAVCLAAGFLFKGFIGLVFPLAAMGLYAVCTGQWRQRDFWQRLPPVTLGLLVLGLTSPWFIAATVANPPWFDVALTSEPGKYRGFFWFFVFNEHVLRFLGRRYPRDYNTVPRLWFWCSHLIWFFPWSLFLPGVARLRLTRRPDDRASRMTLLAVLWIGFVMLFFSFSTTQEYYSLPIYPAVAVLLGVVLTHDGRFQSVARWLTGSLAALAALAAGALIVLNWQTPTPGDIAQALAKSTDVYAVYTLSLGHLGDLTLQSFAYLRPPLALATAAFLTGAVGVALVRAGWVWLPVTVMLTLLLVAARLAMVTFDPYLGSYPLAQALIAARQHQPGQVVVDNQYYAFSSVFFYADLRHAWLLNGRVTNLEYGSYAPGAPQVFLDDEGFVALWRGAERVYLLVEDVHLPRIETLVGATALHTIASSGGKFLLCNQPKVQQNLASPAYKNQPKVLGYLGPVPSCAIVQ from the coding sequence GTGCTGCCAAGTGAACGTCCGGTGTGGCGCGACGAGCTGGTGGTGCTGGCTGTGGCGTCCATCGTGTTTCTGAGTGCCTGTTTCGCTCCACCACATCTGATGGATGACGTGGATGCAGCCCAGGCGCAGATTGCCCGCACGATGCTGGCAACCGGTGACTGGGTGACGCCCCGGCTCAACGGCATTGCTTACCTGGAAAAGCCGCCTCTCAAGTACTGGCTCATCGCGCTTTCGTTCTGGATATTTGGCGTGTCGGACTGGGCTGCCCGGCTTCCCATTGGGCTGGGCGCGGTAGCGCTGTGCTGGCTCACCTTCCGCATGGGCGTCTGGGCGTTTGGCGCGCGCGCCGGTTTCCACGCCGGCCTCGTACTGGCCACGAGCATCGGGCTGTTTCTCTTCACCCGCATTCTCATTGCCGACGTGCTCCTGACCCTGAGCCTGGCCCTGGCCATGTGGTCCTTTTTGCGGGCGCTCGACCCCGCTGAACGCCATCCCCGGCGCTGGGCTGTGCTGCTGGCCGTGTGTCTGGCGGCCGGGTTTCTGTTCAAGGGCTTCATTGGGCTGGTGTTTCCACTGGCAGCCATGGGGCTATACGCGGTCTGTACCGGACAGTGGCGGCAGCGGGACTTCTGGCAGCGCCTTCCGCCGGTGACATTGGGACTTCTCGTTCTGGGACTGACGTCGCCCTGGTTCATTGCGGCCACGGTGGCCAACCCGCCTTGGTTTGACGTGGCCCTGACCAGTGAGCCGGGCAAGTACCGTGGGTTTTTCTGGTTTTTCGTCTTCAACGAGCATGTGCTGCGCTTTCTGGGCCGCCGCTACCCACGGGATTACAACACTGTGCCGCGCCTGTGGTTTTGGTGTTCACACCTTATCTGGTTCTTTCCCTGGAGCCTGTTTCTGCCCGGCGTGGCGCGGCTGCGGTTGACGCGCCGACCGGACGACCGCGCCAGCCGCATGACCCTGCTGGCCGTCCTCTGGATCGGCTTCGTCATGCTGTTTTTTTCGTTTTCGACCACGCAGGAATACTACTCACTGCCGATTTACCCGGCGGTAGCCGTGCTGCTTGGCGTGGTGCTGACTCATGACGGACGCTTCCAGTCGGTTGCGCGCTGGCTGACCGGTAGTCTGGCGGCGCTGGCGGCGCTGGCGGCCGGCGCGCTCATCGTCCTCAACTGGCAGACGCCGACCCCTGGCGACATTGCCCAGGCGCTGGCCAAAAGCACGGATGTCTATGCCGTGTACACCCTGTCGCTCGGCCACCTGGGCGACCTTACGCTTCAGTCATTTGCCTACCTGCGGCCGCCGCTGGCGCTGGCGACGGCGGCCTTTCTCACCGGAGCTGTGGGCGTGGCCCTGGTCCGGGCCGGTTGGGTCTGGTTGCCGGTGACGGTCATGCTGACTCTGCTTCTCGTGGCCGCCCGCCTTGCCATGGTCACCTTTGACCCCTACCTGGGGTCTTATCCGCTGGCCCAGGCGCTCATTGCGGCCCGGCAGCATCAGCCGGGGCAGGTGGTGGTGGACAATCAATACTATGCCTTCTCATCGGTTTTCTTTTACGCCGACCTGCGCCACGCCTGGCTGCTCAACGGACGGGTGACGAATCTTGAATACGGCTCCTATGCTCCCGGCGCGCCGCAGGTGTTTCTCGACGATGAAGGCTTTGTTGCTCTGTGGCGCGGGGCGGAGCGGGTGTACCTGCTCGTCGAGGATGTTCACCTGCCCCGCATTGAAACGTTGGTTGGAGCGACGGCTTTGCATACGATAGCGTCCAGTGGTGGAAAGTTTTTGCTGTGCAATCAGCCCAAAGTACAGCAAAACCTGGCTTCACCAGCGTACAAAAACCAGCCGAAGGTGCTAGGCTACCTGGGCCCTGTCCCAAGCTGTGCGATTGTTCAATGA